The genomic interval CATGGGCGAGGGGAAGAAGCTGTTTTTCAAGGTGCTGGGCGAGATCTCCTCGATCCGGTAAGAAACCGAGTGAAAGTACTGATTGGGATTCAGCTGCGAGCTGAAGGAGTTCTGGTGGGAGAAGGCGCAGCCGAGGCCTCCCATCCCCCCCCCGGAGCTGCCGAAGTCACGCGAGCGGTAGTGCATGCAGGAGCACACCGACTGCAGGTCGCTCACCTCCGGCCGGTACGGCTTGCGCCCCCGCCGGCCCCGCTGCAGCGACTCGTCCTGGATGTGGATGATCATGCTGCTCCGGTTGCCGGCCAGCGAGGCCCGTTCCTCGGCGTCGCGCCGCTCGTCCTCGCTGTTCATGGTGAGGAAGCGGAggaccaccaggttgaggaagGCCCCGATAACCGTCAGGCCCACCAGGATGTACATGAAGCTAAAGGCCACGTACAGGGGCTTCTTCTGGAGGGCCCGGTTCTTTTGAAGGGCCACAAAGTCCCCAAAGCCtatagttgttaatgtgatAAAGCAGTAATAATAAGACTGGAAGAAGCTCCAGTCCTCGTAATGGGAGAAGGCGGCGGCGCCGATGCACAGCGTGCCGATGCAGGAGAAGAACCCCACGGTCACCATGTTCTCCATGGACACGTCGGTGATGCTCATGCCGCAGCACTTCTTGATTCGCTTCAGGAGGTACTTGACAAACGTGTTCATCCTCTCGCCCAGACTCTGGAACATGACCAGAGTCAGAGGGATTCCCAGCACGGCGTAAAACATGCAGAAGGCCTTGCCGGCGTCGGTCCCCGGCGCCGCGTGCCCATAGCCTGAGAagagagcagacagacagacagacggcatTAGTGACGTGGGAAGACGCTTGTGAATCAACCgccccgccgacccccccgcgCCACTCCAAAAGCCCCAGATCAGCGTTTGGTTACAAACATGACCAAGCAAGAAATCTTCCTAAGAGTCTTCGAGCGCTGCCAAAATGGGTATTGAATGGGCCTCAAAAGTGTGTCCGCTCATTAATCTCGTTTGGGCTCAAAGATGGTGGCGGgtggggcggcggcggcggcggcggcccttGTCAGGCTTTTTCCGGTGAGGTGGAGGAGTTTGGAGGAAGGATTGGACGGGAGTCATGGGGGAGCCAATGGAGCTTTTAGCTTAATTGAACTTTATCtttagaacacaaactgctgactCACATGCAAACAGACTTCTGAAAAGCAGCCTGCGGCGCTAACAATAGGATCCATACATTAGATTTAATTTGGAAAATGCAATATAAACCATTTTTGCAGGAGATTAGAGGATGAATGGAGCCAATTTCTCTCGAATATGCAAGGCTGGAAAAAAAGAGTGTGGTATCAATTATCGTTCTTTTACCACATTCTATACTGAGAGTATCAAACATCATGGCCAAGAAACACCCACCATCTGTTGGCATGTGTATCACTTCCACTGCTTCCCAAAAGGAGACGGAATATTTTTGGTCTAATGcatgttttatgtatttatttattctagaTCCGTCCTGAGCGAGTTGGGAGTTTTGCACTCTCAAATATTGATTCTGTGTTTTCCCAGAAGGCTCTCCGCCCACTCGGGCCTGTGTTTagttatacatttaaaaaaaggactctAGCTATCTTCCTTCTATTTGCACgaagggtttgtgtgtgttagcgACCAGAGGTTTTATCGAGATAACTCTTCATTAAGTTCTAAAAAGGTTGATTTAAGGATTTGATATTTACTGATTTCATCCTGAACGTATGAGTTTGTTTTTTGATTGAATTCGTTGAAGCTGAACTgtgagtatttctttttttttcgagAATGGGGGAAATTACTAATTCCTGGCGTGAAAGGGGACATTAATCTAAAAACGTTCTATCTTCTCGTGGCTCTTTGATTTGGTTTTGTCAGCCGTAAACTCATCTCTCATCAACCCCTTTTCCAAGTGAGCTGTTTTCAGCAAACAGACAAACCTTCTGTGTGCTTCCTGGTTGGCTTGGCTGACAAGTCAGTGACAAAGTAGTGAacacagtggagcatttagcagttCCCCTGGGACGCAAATCTGGTATCGGAATAAAATAAGTACATTGTGCTGCTCTTCTTTCGCTTTTCCAATGTTACCGGACCTAATTTATAAAACACAGTCCTTTTGAAAAGGGTTTttgaaagagaagagagaagaaaaaaacagctcagttacaaataaatatcaccatttaacataatattCGTCATATTCGAAACTCAACAGGTAAAAGTCAAatgacc from Gasterosteus aculeatus chromosome 10, fGasAcu3.hap1.1, whole genome shotgun sequence carries:
- the kcnk9 gene encoding potassium channel subfamily K member 9 codes for the protein MALRTGRTSFGQVLRRVFRLRGTWSRRSSSLLCLSANQEQDLGVHHHKVGDFHSCHDSGIHRGHRHRSAPFCASASRRCPHGFPNACCAFPGNPRGHEPLGRRFLLAMKRQNVRTLSLIICTFTYLLVGAAVFDALESDHEMREKEQLEAQEKRLQGKYNISEDDYRKLETIIMEAEPHRAGVQWKFAGSFYFAITVITTIGYGHAAPGTDAGKAFCMFYAVLGIPLTLVMFQSLGERMNTFVKYLLKRIKKCCGMSITDVSMENMVTVGFFSCIGTLCIGAAAFSHYEDWSFFQSYYYCFITLTTIGFGDFVALQKNRALQKKPLYVAFSFMYILVGLTVIGAFLNLVVLRFLTMNSEDERRDAEERASLAGNRSSMIIHIQDESLQRGRRGRKPYRPEVSDLQSVCSCMHYRSRDFGSSGGGMGGLGCAFSHQNSFSSQLNPNQYFHSVSYRIEEISPSTLKNSFFPSPMSSVSPGLHSFTDSHQLMRRRKSI